The following are encoded together in the Deinococcus soli (ex Cha et al. 2016) genome:
- the folD gene encoding bifunctional methylenetetrahydrofolate dehydrogenase/methenyltetrahydrofolate cyclohydrolase FolD, giving the protein MTQGTAQVLAGPPAAAALLDEARRRAARLPRPPHLALVRVGEDPASVSYVRGKAKKASEVGLSSHVHALPGDTTQADLLALIGTLNAEPAVSGILVQLPLPAHLDPEPVLLAVNPAKDVDGLHPANTGALWNAHEGLRPCTPAGIMALLAHHGVTVRGARVVVVGRSALVGRPVAGLLLNADATVTLAHRVTPDLGAVTRGADILIVAAGQPHLITPDMVRPGATVVDVGINRVPTEDGKGRLTGDVHPDVAHVAGALTPVPGGVGPMTVAQLLMNTVIAAERQHVQPEVTGELVR; this is encoded by the coding sequence GTGACCCAGGGGACCGCGCAGGTCCTCGCCGGGCCGCCCGCCGCCGCCGCGCTGCTGGACGAAGCCCGCCGCCGCGCCGCGCGCCTGCCCCGCCCCCCCCACCTCGCCCTGGTGCGGGTGGGAGAGGACCCTGCAAGTGTCTCGTACGTGCGCGGGAAGGCGAAGAAAGCCTCGGAGGTCGGGCTGAGCAGCCACGTGCACGCCCTGCCGGGGGACACCACCCAGGCGGACCTGCTGGCCCTGATCGGCACGCTGAACGCCGAACCGGCCGTCAGTGGCATCCTGGTGCAGCTGCCCCTGCCCGCCCACCTGGACCCCGAACCCGTCCTGCTGGCCGTGAATCCCGCCAAGGACGTGGACGGCCTGCACCCGGCGAACACCGGGGCACTATGGAACGCCCACGAGGGGCTGCGCCCCTGCACCCCGGCCGGAATCATGGCGCTGCTGGCGCACCACGGCGTGACCGTGCGCGGCGCGCGGGTGGTCGTGGTGGGCCGCAGCGCCCTGGTGGGCCGCCCCGTCGCGGGCCTGCTGCTGAACGCCGACGCCACCGTCACGCTGGCCCACCGCGTCACGCCCGACCTGGGCGCCGTGACCCGAGGGGCCGACATCCTGATCGTCGCCGCCGGACAGCCCCACCTGATCACGCCAGACATGGTCCGCCCCGGCGCGACCGTCGTGGACGTCGGCATCAACCGCGTCCCCACCGAGGACGGCAAGGGACGACTGACCGGCGACGTCCACCCGGACGTGGCGCACGTGGCGGGCGCCCTGACGCCCGTGCCCGGCGGCGTCGGCCCCATGACCGTCGCGCAGCTCCTGATGAACACCGTCATCGCCGCCGAACGCCAGCACGTCCAGCCCGAGGTCACCGGTGAACTCGTTCGCTGA
- the nusB gene encoding transcription antitermination factor NusB: MTRRREKAAAPVGTRRAAREFAFRVLFEADRGNLPMQSVFTRAEGSMRGGDDTYPTLSEEALAFAQELVQGIGSARPDVDATLRRTIRGWSFDQMAQTDLNVLRLATFEMMYTPEPHPPVIESAVRIARKFGGDDSGRFVNGVLAGLSRSLNERAAPREEPQE; the protein is encoded by the coding sequence GTGACCCGCCGCCGCGAGAAGGCCGCCGCGCCCGTCGGCACCCGCCGCGCCGCGCGTGAATTCGCGTTCCGCGTGCTGTTCGAGGCCGACCGGGGCAACCTCCCCATGCAGAGCGTCTTCACCCGCGCCGAGGGCAGCATGCGCGGCGGGGACGACACCTACCCCACCCTCAGCGAGGAGGCGCTGGCCTTCGCGCAGGAACTCGTGCAGGGCATCGGCTCGGCCCGCCCCGACGTGGACGCCACGCTGCGCCGCACCATCCGCGGCTGGAGCTTCGACCAGATGGCCCAGACCGACCTGAACGTCCTGCGCCTGGCGACCTTCGAGATGATGTACACCCCCGAACCCCACCCGCCCGTCATCGAGAGTGCCGTGCGCATCGCCCGCAAGTTCGGCGGGGACGACTCCGGCCGCTTCGTGAACGGCGTCCTGGCGGGCCTGAGCCGCAGCCTGAACGAAAGGGCCGCGCCCCGCGAGGAGCCGCAGGAGTGA
- a CDS encoding Asp23/Gls24 family envelope stress response protein translates to MATPEVEISKSVLMDIAATTLDGIEGTEVATTPLKVGEVLRTQTPGRKPRALKVTREGQDVTVDVGLNIEFGRSLTGTAEKVQQAVRENIELMTGLRVRAVNVTVQNVCVPKGGQA, encoded by the coding sequence ATGGCAACACCCGAAGTCGAGATCAGCAAGAGCGTCCTGATGGACATCGCCGCCACCACCCTGGACGGCATCGAGGGCACCGAGGTCGCCACCACGCCCCTGAAGGTCGGCGAGGTGCTGCGCACCCAGACGCCCGGCCGCAAACCCCGCGCGCTGAAGGTCACCCGCGAGGGTCAGGACGTCACCGTGGACGTCGGCCTGAACATCGAGTTCGGCCGCAGCCTGACCGGCACCGCCGAGAAGGTCCAGCAGGCCGTGCGGGAGAACATCGAACTCATGACCGGGCTGCGCGTGCGCGCCGTGAACGTCACCGTGCAGAACGTCTGCGTGCCCAAGGGCGGTCAGGCGTGA